In Juglans microcarpa x Juglans regia isolate MS1-56 chromosome 4S, Jm3101_v1.0, whole genome shotgun sequence, a single window of DNA contains:
- the LOC121263024 gene encoding uncharacterized protein LOC121263024 yields the protein MMVANIFDLWQKDAFFSAAEEVQESADVMESAYRTWVRERREMLSPEDSDKLCTELQTALGTSKWQLEEFERAVRLSYGLRGDDNTTARHRQFIAVIQDQISRVEASLKEYFNEEGKTFQWVNLDENERDELATFLSGTSQSLQSAIDECLQHKHSMESSLLENHAQRKDADLNLNASCNRGFSDRGKGSRDVRSISKDGNHVTKIEANQIHGRTDDIIFQADRTTNNARRTWSLPNFGELKIIIPDEEEPMNKLMPSIEDTPKVKGSRSVFWKQSGRKFPPGPGAVNFFSQLFGWVGGFQRQLQSPLYLSLRSSVQVTLVLMLTIFFIGIEAVNKAREV from the exons ATGATGGTTGCAAACATCTTCGATCTGTGGCAAAAGGACGCCTTCTTTTCTGCCGCCGAGGAGGTTCAAGAATCTGCTGATGT AATGGAATCAGCATACAGGACATGGGTAAGAGAGAGGCGAGAAATGCTATCACCAGAGGATTCGGATAAACTCTGTACAGAGTTGCAAACTGCTTTAGGTACTTCCAAATGGCAG TTAGAAGAATTTGAGAGGGCTGTCAGGTTGAGCTATGGGCTTCGTGGTGATGACAATACAACAGCGAGGCATAGACAATTTATTGCTGTCATCCAAGACCAAATATCACGTGTTGAAGCATCATTAAAGGAATATTTTAATGAGGAAGGAAAGACCTTTCAATGGGTGAATCTGGATGAAAATGAACGTGATGAGTTAGCCACGTTTCTCTCCGGCACCTCCCAAAGCTTGCAAAGCGCAATTGATGAATGTCTACAGCACAAACATTCAATGGAAAGCTCTCTTTTGGAGAACCATGCTCAGAGAAAAGATGCAGACCTTAATTTGAATGCTTCCTGTAACAGAGGTTTTTCTGATAGAGGGAAAGGTTCTAGAGATGTTAGAAGTATTAGTAAGGATGGAAATCATGTCACAAAGATAGAAGCAAATCAAATTCATGGAAGGACCGATGATATCATTTTTCAAGCAGATAGAACAACTAATAATGCAAGGAGGACATGGAGTTTGCCAAATTTTGGTGAATTGAAAATCATAATTCCTGATGAAGAAGAACCGATGAACAAACTAATGCCAAGCATTGAGGACACACCTAAAGTAAAAGGCTCCAGATCTGTCTTTTGGAAGCAAAGCGGTAGGAAGTTTCCTCCGGGGCCGGGAGCGGTTAATTTTTTCAGTCAG CTCTTTGGTTGGGTTGGTGGGTTCCAGAGACAATTGCAAAGTCCACTATACTTATCGCTCCGTTCTTCTGTTCAAGTTACACTTGTTTTGATgctgactattttttttattg GCATTGAAGCTGTTAATAAAGCAAGGGAAGTTTGA
- the LOC121262914 gene encoding AAA-ATPase At5g57480-like has product MKEYWTPFASLLGVLAFCQSLIQVVFPPELRFAIVKLFNRIFHGFSSYCYFDITEIDGVNTNELYNAVQLYLSSSVSITGSRLSLTRALNSSATTFGLSNNDCMVDTYNGVTVLWEHVVTQRQAQTFSWRPLPEEKRGFTLRIKKRDKTLILDSYLDYIMEKANDIRRKNQDRLLYTNSKGGSLDSRGHPWESVPFKHPSTFETLGMDPVKKQEILEDLMGFANGQGFYQKTGRAWKRGYLLYGPPGTGKSSMIAAMANYLGYDIYDLELTEVHTNSDLRKLLMKTSSKSIIVIEDIDCSLNLTNRKKANGTSSHARSAYYDMGEMRGGGGSGEDGGNNTMTLSGLLNFTDGLWSCCGSERIFVFTTNHIEKLDPALLRSGRMDMHIFMSYCSFPALKILLKNYLGLNEVDLEVAVLEELEGVIDRAEMTPADVSEVLIKNRSNKEKAVRELLEALKVRAETNAKTGGPRERDAENVEEDEEQEKRALETPKQGCDEFEEESCKQRKGNDEKHDDIIKK; this is encoded by the coding sequence ATGAAAGAGTATTGGACCCCTTTTGCATCTCTTCTGGGCGTTTTGGCCTTCTGCCAAAGCCTAATCCAAGTAGTCTTTCCACCTGAACTCCGCTTCGCCATTGTCAAGCTCTTTAACCGGATCTTCCACGGGTTCTCCTCCTACTGCTACTTCGACATCACCGAGATTGACGGCGTCAACACCAACGAGCTCTACAACGCCGTCCAGCTCTACCTCAGCTCCTCCGTCTCCATCACCGGCAGCCGCCTCAGCCTCACCCGCGCCCTTAACTCCAGCGCCACCACCTTCGGCCTCTCCAACAATGATTGCATGGTCGACACCTACAACGGCGTCACCGTCCTCTGGGAACATGTCGTCACGCAAAGGCAAGCTCAAACTTTCTCGTGGCGTCCTTTACCAGAAGAGAAACGAGGTTTCACTCTCCGAATCAAGAAACGCGACAAAACGCTGATTCTTGATTCGTACTTGGATTACATAATGGAAAAGGCAAACGACATACGTAGAAAGAACCAGGACCGTCTTTTGTACACAAACTCGAAAGGTGGATCCTTGGACTCGAGGGGACACCCGTGGGAGTCTGTCCCGTTTAAGCATCCAAGCACATTCGAAACCTTAGGCATGGACCCGGTAAAGAAGCAGGAGATCTTGGAGGATCTTATGGGCTTCGCCAACGGTCAAGGATTCTACCAAAAGACTGGGCGGGCCTGGAAAAGAGGGTACCTGCTTTATGGACCGCCGGGGACAGGGAAATCAAGCATGATCGCAGCCATGGCAAACTATCTGGGTTACGATATTTACGACTTGGAGCTGACCGAGGTGCATACCAACTCGGACCTGAGGAAGCTGCTGATGAAGACGAGCTCTAAGTCCATAATTGTCATCGAAGACATCGATTGCTCTCTAAATTTGACGAACAGGAAGAAGGCTAATGGTACTAGTTCGCACGCGAGAAGCGCTTACTATGATATGGGTGAAATGCGAGGTGGGGGTGGCTCGGGTGAAGATGGTGGTAACAATACGATGACGCTGTCGGGATTGTTGAATTTCACGGACGGATTATGGTCTTGCTGTGGGAGCGAGAGGATTTTCGTGTTCACCACAAACCACATCGAGAAGCTTGACCCGGCATTGTTGAGGAGTGGGAGGATGGATATGCACATATTTATGAGCTACTGTTCATTCCCTGCGTTGAAGATACTGTTGAAGAATTACTTGGGGCTGAATGAGGTTGATTTGGAGGTTGCGGTCTTGGAAGAATTGGAAGGTGTCATTGACCGGGCGGAGATGACTCCGGCGGATGTTAGCGAGGTCTTGATCAAGAACCGGAGTAATAAGGAGAAAGCGGTGAGGGAATTGTTGGAGGCGTTAAAGGTGAGGGCGGAGACGAATGCGAAGACAGGTGGGCCAAGGGAGAGGGACGCGGAGAATGTGGAAGAGGACGAGGAGCAGGAGAAGAGGGCCTTGGAAACTCCCAAACAAGGGTGTGACGAGTTTGAAGAGGAGAGTTGCaagcaaagaaaaggaaatgatgagAAACATGATGatataataaagaaatga